The Candidatus Omnitrophota bacterium genome includes the window CGCGACAAAAGACGGGCTCATGGTCGGAGCCAAAGAACTGAAGATGGGCGGGATCAGCGTGAAGGCCGAGGGCAAGACGAGGATCTATGTCGGCGGCAGGCTATTCAGGGGAGACGTGGACATTATCAGAAAAGAGAATAATAAATTGATGCTGATAAATCACATAGGCCTGGAAGATTATCTTTATGGAGTGTTGTACCATGAGGTATCGCACCGCTGGCCCATGGAGGCCTTGAAGTCGCAGGCCATAGCGGCGAGGACCTTCGCGTTGTATCAGGCCAGGCAGAACAAGATGCAGCCGTATGACCTTCGCAGCGATATATATTCACAGGTGTACGGAGGTTCGACATCGGAGAGATGGTCGACAACGATGGCGGTGAATGTCACTAAAGGCAAAATTCTGGTCTACAATGGGGATATCCTGCCGGCCTATTATCATGCGACATGCGCCGGTTCCACCGAGGACGCCGCCAATCTATGGAAAGTCGATATCCCGCCGCTAAAAGGGGTGATCTGTAATTTCTGTGTCCGGTCACCGCATTACAAGTGGACGAAGGAGGTCCCTCTGTGGTCGCTTGAGAACAAACTTCGCGAAAATAGTTATAAGATCGATAAGATTGCGTCGGTCAACATATTATCCAGGAATGAATCGGGAAGGGTGGACAAGATGGAGATAAAGGATAGCGCCGGCGTTTCCATTCTGCTCACAGGAAAAGATTTCCGGCAGATAATGGGCCCCAATGAGTTAAGGAGCACCAAATTCGAGGCATCTATAAAATACGGCAGCCTTATGATCGAAGGCCGCGGATGGGGGCATGGAGTAGGGATGTGCCAGTGGGGAGCTTTTAGCATGGCTTCTCAGGGTAAAAAAGCGGAAGATATCCTGAAATTTTATTATCCCGGCGCCGAAATCGCTACTATAGACAGCGTAAAGAGCAAGCTATAGAGATAATGAAATCTCTTCCCGCCAGAAATTATTTTAAAACAGCGATAGCCCTTCTTGTTGTTATCCCAATCGCAGCATATCTGTATATAGCGGTTAAACAGAGCTTCAACAGGCGAAATCCTATCGAGCTTTACGAGAGGAAATTGAAAGCCGCTCCCGAAAGCGTGAAGGCCAATAATGACATGGCCGTGGCTTATGAGAAGAAAGGCATGCACGATAAAGCGATAAGCGTATATAACCGGATGTTGACTAAAGATTCGAACAATCCCGACCTGTATGTGAACCTCGCCGCCATTCAGATAAAAAAACGAAATCCCGAATCGGCTATAGCCTTGTGCGAAAAAGCCATAGAGCTGGAACCTGGCAATGCCACCGCTCATAACAATCTCGCCGTAGCTTATTACCTTCAAGGCGATTACGAACTCGCTATAGAGCAATGCGATCTCGCCATCAAGTATGGCTACAAGGTAAAGTCCGAACTCCTCAATCTCCTTAAACCATACCGGGAGCAAGAAGAAACGAATGAACATTGATAAATTGAACGAGCTGCTCCTTACCGTGCAGAAGCCCGGCAGGTATGTCGGCGGAGAATGGAACGTTGCCAGGAAGGAGTGGACCGACGATAAGGTAAAGGTGCTGCTGGCGTTCCCCGACGCCTATGAAGTGGGGATGAGCTACCTCGGCATCAAGATACTTTACGGTATCCTGAATAACCGTTCCGACTGCCTGTGCGAACGTGTCTTCTCGCCATGGATCGATTTTGAGGAGGTCCTCAGAAAAAATCATATAAGCCTCTTCAGCCTGGAATCGCGCAAACCGATAAAAGAGTTCGATATAATAGGGATAAGCCTGGCCTATGAGTTGTGTTACACGAACGTATTGAATCTACTGGACCTGGGGGGCATCCCTCTGAGGAGCGCGGAGAGAACCGACTCGGACCCGCTGGTAATCGCCGGCGGACCATCCTGTTATAATCCTGAGCCGATGGCGGAGTTCATCGACGCTTTTTTAATAGGCGACGGAGAAGACGCTATAAGCGAGATAGTGGATATATATAAAAAACTGCGCTTATCCGGAAACCGGTCCCGAAAAGATGTCTTGAGGGAGATGGCCAACATAAAAGGTGTTTATGTTCCCTTCCTCTACAGAGTTGATTACAACGAAGACGGCACGATTGAAAGTTTTGAACCTTGCGAGAAGGGCATTCCGGAAAAAATTGAAAAAAGGATAGTCAGGGACCTGGACAAGGCCTTCTATCCCGTAGATCAGATAGTGCCGAATATCGGTATAATACACGACCGCGCCGCTATAGAGATCATGAGGGGGTGTAAGCATGCCTGCAAGTTTTGCCAGGCCACGATTGCGTACAGACCGGTGCGGGAGCGTTCGCGAAATACTATTTTAGAACTTGCTAAAAAGACACACAGCTCGACCGGGTACGATGAAATATCCCTCTTATCGTTATCGAGCGTGGACCATTCCGAACTTCACGATACTATCAGGGATCTCAATAAAGAGTTTTGCCGTAATGCCGTGTCGCTTTCTATTCCGTCGCTTCGCATAGAGGATTCACTTAAGGATTTACCGGCGCTGATATCGGAAATAAAAAAAACCGGGCTCACATTCGCGCCGGAGGCAGGAAGCGACAGCCTTAGAAAATCACTTAACAAGAATATAAAGATAGAGAGGCTGTTCGAGGCCGCGTCAGAGTCGTTTAGAAAAGGCTGGCGCAAAGTCAAGCTGTACTTCATGATAGGGCTTCCGGGCGAGACCGAAGAAGATCTGGCCGGTATAACCGATCTGATGCGCAAGATCTCAAATCTTAAGAAAGAGATCGACGGCCATCCGGCCCAGATAACGGCGAGCATTAATGCGTTCGTGCCGAAACCTCATACGTTCTTTGAGCGTTCGGCAATGGCGGATGTTGAGTCGCTGGAGAAGAAGAGAGAGATTCTGCGGAGCGGTTTTCGGTCTAAGCTGATCGACCTGGATTTCCATTCATTCAACAGAAGTTATCTTGAAGCGATACTGACCAGGGGAGACAGAAGGCTGGCGAATGTCATATATGAGTCCTGGCGCTCAGGCGCGAGATTTGACGGGTGGCAGGAACTTTTTAGATTCGAGACCTGGTTATCATCGCTTAAAGAACTTGGAATAGACGGATCGTTTTATGCCTTGAGGGCCAGAAAAGAAAATGAGCTGCTGCCATGGGATTTTATCGAAATTTGACAAAAGGATATCCTTATAGTATACTTTGGTCAATATAATATATAACGATATTATTGCCAATATACGGGAGGGAGATAACGATGGCCACCCTTAAGGGGTTGTTTATAAGCAGCAAAGGCTTAAGGCACAAACTTATGGTTGCGTTCAGCCTGATGACCATCATACCTCTTCTGGCCTGTGTATACCTGCTTTCCCCATATCTGAATCCCGGATTTCAGAACCTTGTAAATCTCGCTGTAATAATCTTAGCGTCGCTGGTCATTTCGATCCTGGGCCTTATCATTGCCGGAAGCATCATAAACGCTGTCGTCGAACTTTCTGCTGAAACAAAAAAGATATCCGCCGGCGACTACGACAGGCGCATAGACATACCGGGTGACGACGAACTCGGTAATCTCGGCCAGTCGATTAATATGATGACCAGGAGGATAAAATCCAACCTGGATGAACTGAAGAACTACGGGCAGAGCATGAAAGCGATAAACGCGGAGATACAGAAGAAAGTGACCGCGCTTTCGAGCTTGTTGCAGATAGATGAAGTGATTTCGGCCGGTTCGCTGCAGATAGATTCGCTTTTGGAGCTTGGGGTGGGCAAAGCATCCGGTATGTTCGATATGGGTTTCGGCGCTCTGTATATGTCCAGGGAAGAGGACGGGGATTTTATCGCGAAAGTGTGCTATAACGCCGATAAGGAGAAGCTTGCGGAGATCGTAATAAGAAGAGGCGGTCATGGCGTCCTGGAGAAAGCTATCGAAAATAAGAAGATGTTCCAGGTCACTGATGGTATGAAGCTTCCTGATGATCTGGATGATTTTAAGAGAGCGCATAATCTGAAGAATTTTATTGTGATCCCGTTGTATTCCGACAGGATAGCGTTCGGGCTTCTTTTGCTTGGTAATCGTCTGAGTGATTTCAGCTACACCAGCGATGATATTGAACTAGCTACGGTATTCGCCAAACATATCACGATCGCCATCGAAAGCGACCTGTTGGAAAAGAAGAACAAAGAGCTTGCCATAATGGACGACCTGACAGGGCTGTATAACAAGCGTTATCTGCTTATACGGCTCGAAGAAGAGATAAAGAGGTCCATATTTTATCAGAGACCCTGCGCGTTCATAGTCTTCAGGGTGGATAATTTCAGGGCATTCCGCGAAACAAACGGCGAGCTGGCTTCGGAAGAGGCTCTTAAACGTATAGCCAAGGTCATAAGGGACAATAATATTCCGGTTGGCAGGGCCGCGCGTATAGGGGGAAGTGAGTTTGCTATGCTCCTTCCTGAGAAGAATAAAAAAGAGGCCACCCGCATCGCCGAAGATGTACGCAGGAAGATTGAAAACGTCAATGTGCTGAAAGCGGGTAAGGTCAGCCTTGAGGTGAAGATGGGCTTGAGCGAAAACCCGATAGACGGCGCGACGAGCGAAGAGCTATTTAAAAAAGCTGTGGCTTCATTGGAAAAAGAATGAAAGGAATATTAAATGCCTCATAATATGAAAGACCTCTTAAGCCTGATGGTTCAGAAGAGCGCCTCAGATCTTCATATAACCTCCGGGTCTCCGGTCCATTTAAGGGTGGACGAGAACCTTATTCCCGTGGACCGGAATATTTTGTCCGATAATGATACGAAGGCCCTTGTCTTCAGTATGCTGACCGAAACGCAGATAGAAAAATTTGAGCGGGAGCTGGAGCTCGATGTGGCGTTCAGCATGGAAGATTTTGGCCGATTCAGGGTTAACGTTTTTAAGCAGAGGGGCTCAGTCGCCTCATCAATAAGGCTCATACCCGGTAATTTATGGTCTTTCGAAAAGTGTGGCTTGCCGGCGGATGTGGCGATCGACCTTTGCAACAGGCCCAAAGGCCTTGTGCTGATCACGGGCTCGACGGGAAGCGGTAAGTCCACAAGCCTTGCCTCGATGAT containing:
- a CDS encoding SpoIID/LytB domain-containing protein — encoded protein: MRKRAFFILAYLFAMFCASSAVALDAGSDPIVVRVSIMDDKDSVYLSVKDAYKIYAINSDRVLMSGPRLATNISATKDGLMVGAKELKMGGISVKAEGKTRIYVGGRLFRGDVDIIRKENNKLMLINHIGLEDYLYGVLYHEVSHRWPMEALKSQAIAARTFALYQARQNKMQPYDLRSDIYSQVYGGSTSERWSTTMAVNVTKGKILVYNGDILPAYYHATCAGSTEDAANLWKVDIPPLKGVICNFCVRSPHYKWTKEVPLWSLENKLRENSYKIDKIASVNILSRNESGRVDKMEIKDSAGVSILLTGKDFRQIMGPNELRSTKFEASIKYGSLMIEGRGWGHGVGMCQWGAFSMASQGKKAEDILKFYYPGAEIATIDSVKSKL
- a CDS encoding tetratricopeptide repeat protein; translation: MKSLPARNYFKTAIALLVVIPIAAYLYIAVKQSFNRRNPIELYERKLKAAPESVKANNDMAVAYEKKGMHDKAISVYNRMLTKDSNNPDLYVNLAAIQIKKRNPESAIALCEKAIELEPGNATAHNNLAVAYYLQGDYELAIEQCDLAIKYGYKVKSELLNLLKPYREQEETNEH
- a CDS encoding TIGR03960 family B12-binding radical SAM protein; the encoded protein is MNIDKLNELLLTVQKPGRYVGGEWNVARKEWTDDKVKVLLAFPDAYEVGMSYLGIKILYGILNNRSDCLCERVFSPWIDFEEVLRKNHISLFSLESRKPIKEFDIIGISLAYELCYTNVLNLLDLGGIPLRSAERTDSDPLVIAGGPSCYNPEPMAEFIDAFLIGDGEDAISEIVDIYKKLRLSGNRSRKDVLREMANIKGVYVPFLYRVDYNEDGTIESFEPCEKGIPEKIEKRIVRDLDKAFYPVDQIVPNIGIIHDRAAIEIMRGCKHACKFCQATIAYRPVRERSRNTILELAKKTHSSTGYDEISLLSLSSVDHSELHDTIRDLNKEFCRNAVSLSIPSLRIEDSLKDLPALISEIKKTGLTFAPEAGSDSLRKSLNKNIKIERLFEAASESFRKGWRKVKLYFMIGLPGETEEDLAGITDLMRKISNLKKEIDGHPAQITASINAFVPKPHTFFERSAMADVESLEKKREILRSGFRSKLIDLDFHSFNRSYLEAILTRGDRRLANVIYESWRSGARFDGWQELFRFETWLSSLKELGIDGSFYALRARKENELLPWDFIEI
- a CDS encoding diguanylate cyclase — translated: MATLKGLFISSKGLRHKLMVAFSLMTIIPLLACVYLLSPYLNPGFQNLVNLAVIILASLVISILGLIIAGSIINAVVELSAETKKISAGDYDRRIDIPGDDELGNLGQSINMMTRRIKSNLDELKNYGQSMKAINAEIQKKVTALSSLLQIDEVISAGSLQIDSLLELGVGKASGMFDMGFGALYMSREEDGDFIAKVCYNADKEKLAEIVIRRGGHGVLEKAIENKKMFQVTDGMKLPDDLDDFKRAHNLKNFIVIPLYSDRIAFGLLLLGNRLSDFSYTSDDIELATVFAKHITIAIESDLLEKKNKELAIMDDLTGLYNKRYLLIRLEEEIKRSIFYQRPCAFIVFRVDNFRAFRETNGELASEEALKRIAKVIRDNNIPVGRAARIGGSEFAMLLPEKNKKEATRIAEDVRRKIENVNVLKAGKVSLEVKMGLSENPIDGATSEELFKKAVASLEKE